From Seriola aureovittata isolate HTS-2021-v1 ecotype China chromosome 16, ASM2101889v1, whole genome shotgun sequence, one genomic window encodes:
- the LOC130184111 gene encoding double-strand-break repair protein rad21 homolog A-like translates to MFYAHFVLSKRGPLAKIWLAAHWDKKLTKAHVFECNLESSVESIISPKVKMALRTSGHLLLGVVRIYHRKAKYLLADCNEAFIKIKMAFRPGVVDLPEENREAAYNAITLPEEFHDFDQPLPDLDDIDVAQQFNLNQSRVEEITMREEVGNLNLLQDNDFADFGMDDREMMREESAFEVDIMGTSASNLLLEAEGATNPMADKSNHLEYDDQYKDDFGDNPMESNEGGMLVDKLLSNEDGGGIFDDPPAITESVMMPQDHGDDDDDFDALSAGAPDSPDSGPTEPLPAMADQAEQTTLVHNEEETFALEPIDITVKETKAKRKRKLIVDSVKELDSKTIRAQLSDYSDIVTTLDLAPPTKKLMMWKETGGVEKLFSLPAQPLWNIRLLKMFTRCLTPLVPDELRKRRKGGEADSLDEFLKDLENPEVPREETTGHQQRDIMDQTIMEEASALQTSAVEGSRTTLDESVMPPPSSQRGLKRKSQDTEPALPMGALDQQQQQQQQQQQQQQQQGSRACNVSQQLEASSNVELPPEETTANISQLIELDLLADKDKKKNDDDSDEEEEEAQGGDQDQEEKRWNKRTQQMLHGLQRVMAKTGAQSVSLLDLCRNNNRKQAAAKFYSFLVLKKQQAVELVQEEPYSDIIATPGPRFHII, encoded by the exons GTGAAAATGGCTTTACGAACATCAGGGCATCTGCTGCTGGGGGTGGTCAGGATCTACCACAGGAAGGCCAAGTACCTGCTGGCAGACTGTAACGAGGCCTTCATCAAGATCAAGATGGCATTTAGACCAG GTGTGGTGGATCTtccagaggagaacagagaagCAGCCTACAACGCTATCACTCTTCCTGAGGAGTTCCACGATTTTGACCAGCCACTACCAGACCTCGA TGACATTGACGTGGCTCAGCAGTTCAACTTGAACCAGAGCAGAGTGGAGGAGATCAcaatgagagaggaggtgggCAACCTCAACCTGCTGCAGGACAACGACTTCG CTGACTTCGGGATGGACGACCGGGAGATGATGCGGGAGGAGAGTGCGTTCGAGGTGGACATCATGGGGACATCAGCTTccaacctgctgctggaggctgaAGGAGCAACTAACCCGATGGCTGATAAGTCCAACCACCTGGAGTACGACGACCAGTACAAGGATGACTTCGGAGACAACCCCATGGAGAGTAATGAGGGAGGCATGCTGG TGGACAAGCTGCTGAGTAACGAGGATGGCGGCGGCATCTTTGACGATCCTCCCGCCATCACAGAGAGTGTGATGATGCCTCAGGACCACGGAgacgatgatgatgactttGATGCCCTCTCCG CGGGAGCCCCAGACAGTCCAGACTCAGGCCCAACAGAGCCCCTACCAGCCATGGCGGACCAGGCAGAACAGACAACCCTGGTTCACAATGAAGAAGAAACCTTTGCCCTGGAGCCCATTGACATCACAG TAAAGGAGACCAAGGCGAAGCGTAAGAGGAAGCTTATTGTGGACAGCGTGAAGGAGTTGGACAGTAAAACCATCCGTGCACAGCTGTCTGACTACTCTGACATTGTCACCACCCTGGACCTGGCGCCTCCCACCAAGAAGCTGATGATGTGGAAGGAGACCGGAGGAGTCGAGAAGCTTTTCTCACTGCCTGCTCAGCCTCTCTGGAACATTAGGCTGCTCAAG atGTTTACAAGGTGTCTGACACCGCTGGTGCCAGAcgagctgaggaagaggaggaaaggtgGAGAGGCTGACAGTCTGGATGAGTTCCTCAAAGATCTGGAGAACCCAGAGGTGCCCAGAGAGGAAACCACAGGCCACCAGCAGAGAGACATCATGG ACCAGACCATCATGGAGGAGGCCAGTGCACTTCAGACGTCAGCTGTGGAGGGAAGCAGGACGACGCTGGATGAATCAGTCATGCCCCCACCATCTTCCCAACGAGGCCTGAAACGCAAATCCCAGGACACAGAGCCAGCCCTGCCT ATGGGAGCTTTggaccagcaacaacaacaacaacagcagcagcagcagcagcagcagcagcaggggtcCAGAGCCTGTAATGTGTCCCAGCAGCTGGAGGCGTCGTCTAATGTGGAATTACCCCCAGAGGAAACCACCGCTAACATCAGCCAGCTGATAGAGTTGGACCTGCTCGCCGATAAGGACAAGAAAAAGAACGATGATGACTCTGATGAAGAG gaggaggaggcgcagGGAGGCgaccaggaccaggaggagAAGAGGTGGAACAAGAGAACCCAGCAGATGCTTCATGGCCTACAG AGGGTGATGGCCAAAACAGGCGCCCAGTCGGTCAGCCTGCTGGACCTGTGCAGgaacaacaacaggaagcagGCAGCAGCCAAGTTCTACAGCTTCCTGGTGCTGAAGAAGCAGCAGGCGGTGGAGCTCGTCCAGGAGGAGCCTTACAGCGACATCATAGCTACACCTGGACCTCGCTTCCACATCatctag
- the rnf5 gene encoding E3 ubiquitin-protein ligase RNF5 → MAAANPRSSSDGGPASRGGFSAGESSNDGSGGSSGGGSGEGERERDRATFECNICLDTARDAVISMCGHLFCWPCLHQWLETRPSRQQCPVCKAGISREKVIPLYGRGSSSQEDPRLKTPPRPQGQRTEPESRGGMFQGFGDTGFHMSFGIGAFPFGFFTTVFNTNDPFHRADQYAGDHQGNGNLNNGNNNWQDSLFLFVAIFFFFWLLSV, encoded by the exons ATGGCGGCCGCGAATCCACGGTCCTCGAGTGATGGCGGCCCGGCCAGCAGAGGAGGATTCTCGGCCGGGGAGAGCAGCAACGACGGGTCGggcggcagcagcggcggcggcagcggaGAGGGCGAACGGGAGCGGGACCGGGCCACCTTCGAGTGCAACATTTGTTTGGACACTGCCAGGGACGCTGTCATCAGTATGTGCGGCCACTTGTTCTG cTGGCCCTGTCTTCATCAA TGGTTAGAGACACGGCCCAGCAGGCAGCAGTGTCCTGTATGTAAAGCTGGAATCAGCAGAGAGAAAGTCATCCCACTGTACGGCAGAGGGAGCTCCAGCCAAGAGGACCCCAG gttgaAAACTCCACCTCGGCCTCAGGGACAGAGAACAGAGCCAGAGAGCAGAGGCGGG ATGTTCCAGGGTTTCGGGGACACTGGCTTTCACATGTCTTTTGGCATCGGTGCTTTCCCCTTCGGCTTCTTCACCACAGTCTTCAACACCAACGACCCCTTTCACAGAGCAG ATCAGTATGCAGGTGATCACCAAGGCAACGGTAACCTCAACAACGGCAATAACAACTGGCAAGATTCCCTCTTCCTGTTCGTGgccatctttttcttcttctggctGCTGAGCGTGTGA
- the utp23 gene encoding rRNA-processing protein UTP23 homolog: protein MKIKRQKQAKKTISFYKYNFNFREPFQILIDGTFCQAALKNKIQIKEQMPKYLMGEVHLCTTNCALKELETLGKELYGAKIILQRFQVRNCPHFKNPVPASECLLSMLGDTNPHHYFVATQDHTVTTGLKKIPGVPLLYIILNTIVLDKPSQTSLDHVQAVQLGQLVSPAQQQSIRSLKEEQGINQKDGERRGKKRKRKQNNPNPLSCLKKKKKGVPTPPLKKSEQGEKRKRSRHKKQNTE, encoded by the exons ATGAAGAtcaagagacagaaacaagcCAAGAAAACCATAAGTTTCTACAAATACAACTTCAACTTTAGGGAACCTTTTCAGATCCTCATCGATGGGACTTTTTGTCAGGCTGCGTTGAAAAACAAGATCCAGATCAAAGAACAAATGCCCAAGTACTTGATGGGGGAGGTGCATCTGTGCACCACAAA CTGTGCACTGAAAGAACTGGAGACTCTGGGGAAAGAGCTGTATGGAGCCAAAATCATCCTGCAGAGGTTTCAGGTCAGGAATTGTCCACATTTCAAGAACCCAGTCCCCGCTTCAGAGTGTCTGCTGTCCATGCTGGGGGACACAAACCCACACCACTACTTTGTAGCCACTCAG GACCACACAGTGACCACGGGCCTGAAGAAGATCCCAGGCGTTCCTCTGCTCTACATCATCCTCAACACCATCGTGCTGGACAAACCCAGCCAGACGTCCCTCGACCACGTGCAGGCCGTCCAGCTCGGCCAGCTGGTGAGCCCGGCCCAGCAGCAGAGCATCCGCAGCCTGAAAGAGGAGCAGGGAATCAACCAGAAGGACGGAGAGAGGcgagggaagaagaggaagaggaaacagaacaaCCCTAACCCTCTGAGCTGccttaagaagaagaagaaaggagtgCCGACGCCACCACTGAAGAAGTCAGAGCagggggagaagaggaaaagaagtcGACACAAGAAACAAAATACGGAGTGA